In Opitutus sp. ER46, the following are encoded in one genomic region:
- the nuoL gene encoding NADH-quinone oxidoreductase subunit L, translated as MTHTTVIPMLLLVPLLSAAVIALFLRRAGGVAAIVSVMAAVFICVFGLRLALSGGRHESATEWLQLGGFTLSIGYKFDDLAALMLTIVGIVGLCVHVFSLGYMAEDGAKARYFGGLSIFMFSMLGIVFADNLFMMFIFWELVGFSSWLLIAHYVTRPAAAEASKKAFIVNRVGDFGFLLGIVWCYHANGTVNLSELGHHHVASAAIPLLLFCGAIGKSAQMPLHVWLPDAMEGPTPVSALIHAATMVAAGIYMLCRINVLMVPEALHVIMWVGTATALYAALCAVVQSDIKKVLAYSTLSQLGYMVAAFGLGSLSVTHEMGGMSHQIVIAAGLGAAMFHLATHAFFKALLFLGSGSVIHACHHEQDIFQMGGLKAKLPVTFATFTIGVLAISGMPLFAGFFSKDAILYLAYANNPAVFAVLAFTAALTAFYMFRLLKIVFFGEPRSHAAEHAHENSWEITLPLVALAVLSIVGGHGWFYQTVFRNAFAGVLSQVPEAHGGAYTVVILTSVAVMSVGAMGAWAFYSGGAKDALAERSPGLFGGLVRLKEWFDRVYGYYVAKVQQRFALFLNFLEQIFLAGLIVRGLAGVVGLFGLGARAAHVGNVNAYVYWFLLGLVGLWAAAAGLMCF; from the coding sequence ATGACGCACACGACCGTCATTCCCATGCTGCTGCTGGTCCCGCTGCTCTCGGCGGCGGTGATCGCGCTGTTCCTGCGCCGGGCGGGCGGCGTCGCTGCCATCGTTTCCGTGATGGCCGCGGTCTTCATCTGCGTGTTCGGCCTCCGACTCGCGCTTTCGGGCGGTCGCCATGAGTCCGCGACGGAGTGGCTGCAGCTCGGCGGCTTCACGCTCTCGATCGGCTACAAGTTCGACGACCTCGCCGCGCTGATGCTGACGATCGTCGGGATCGTCGGCCTGTGCGTGCACGTGTTCTCGCTGGGCTACATGGCCGAGGACGGCGCCAAGGCGCGGTACTTCGGCGGGCTCTCGATCTTCATGTTCTCGATGCTCGGCATCGTCTTTGCCGACAACCTTTTCATGATGTTTATCTTCTGGGAGCTGGTCGGTTTCAGCTCCTGGCTGCTGATCGCGCACTACGTGACGCGCCCCGCCGCCGCCGAGGCGTCGAAGAAGGCCTTCATCGTGAACCGCGTGGGCGACTTCGGTTTCCTGCTCGGCATCGTCTGGTGCTACCACGCCAACGGCACCGTGAACCTTTCGGAGCTCGGCCACCATCACGTTGCCAGCGCCGCCATCCCGCTGCTGCTCTTCTGCGGCGCGATCGGCAAGTCGGCCCAGATGCCGCTGCACGTCTGGCTGCCCGACGCGATGGAGGGCCCGACGCCCGTGTCCGCACTGATCCACGCGGCGACGATGGTTGCCGCCGGCATCTACATGCTGTGCCGGATCAACGTGCTCATGGTGCCGGAGGCGCTGCACGTGATCATGTGGGTCGGCACCGCGACCGCGCTGTACGCCGCCCTTTGCGCGGTCGTGCAGAGCGACATCAAGAAGGTGCTGGCTTACTCCACGCTCTCGCAGCTCGGCTACATGGTCGCCGCGTTCGGCCTGGGCTCGCTCTCCGTCACCCACGAGATGGGCGGGATGTCGCACCAGATCGTCATCGCCGCCGGCCTGGGCGCCGCAATGTTCCACCTGGCCACGCACGCCTTCTTCAAGGCGCTCCTCTTCCTCGGCTCCGGCTCGGTCATCCATGCCTGCCATCACGAGCAGGACATCTTCCAGATGGGCGGGCTGAAGGCGAAGCTGCCGGTCACGTTCGCCACCTTCACGATCGGCGTCCTGGCCATCAGCGGCATGCCGCTGTTCGCGGGTTTCTTCTCGAAGGACGCGATCCTCTATCTCGCGTACGCCAATAACCCCGCGGTCTTCGCGGTCCTGGCGTTCACCGCCGCGCTCACGGCCTTCTACATGTTCCGCCTGCTGAAGATCGTGTTCTTCGGCGAACCGCGCAGCCACGCGGCCGAGCACGCGCATGAAAACAGCTGGGAGATCACCTTGCCGCTGGTCGCGCTCGCGGTGCTGTCGATCGTCGGCGGCCACGGCTGGTTCTATCAGACGGTGTTCCGCAACGCCTTTGCCGGCGTGCTCAGCCAGGTGCCTGAGGCCCACGGCGGCGCGTACACCGTCGTCATCCTGACGAGCGTCGCGGTCATGTCAGTCGGCGCGATGGGCGCATGGGCGTTCTACTCCGGCGGCGCGAAGGACGCGCTCGCCGAGCGTTCGCCCGGGCTCTTCGGTGGGCTCGTACGGCTGAAGGAGTGGTTCGACCGCGTGTACGGCTACTACGTCGCCAAGGTCCAGCAGCGGTTCGCGCTCTTCCTCAATTTCCTCGAACAGATCTTCCTGGCCGGCCTGATCGTCCGCGGCCTCGCGGGCGTCGTCGGGCTGTTTGGCCTCGGCGCGCGTGCCGCGCATGTCGGCAACGTGAACGCCTACGTGTACTGGTTCCTGCTCGGGCTCGTCGGCCTCTGGGCCGCCGCCGCGGGCCTGATGTGTTTCTGA